A region of the Piliocolobus tephrosceles isolate RC106 unplaced genomic scaffold, ASM277652v3 unscaffolded_23530, whole genome shotgun sequence genome:
ggaagggaagggaaggaaggaaggaagaaagaaaaggaagcccTATGGAAGACACAAAACCCAGAGGTGAAAACACCAAGACAACGACATTgtatttctgcattttaatttatttttcatctctgtttCTCACTTACCAACACATGTGTAAAATGTAGCAGGTGTGTTAGTAAAGGAGAAGCAGCTGGGGAGACAGGGGCAGGAATTAAGCAGCCACATGTGAAGAGTCAGGTCAAGCAGGAAGTGACTGGGGACAGAGGTGGCGGgcagcctcctccctgccccaccttCCCACAAGGCACCAGCAACTGCTGCGGCTCACAGCCCCTGCCCCAGACGATTTGGTAAACGTAGTAAAGAGCATTGCTCCCAAACCTTGTCTCAGACAttcttcccccagccccagccacggCGCAGGGTCTGCTCAGGCAGCCCTCCAAACCCTCATAGCCTGGTGCAGGAGAAATCTGCCCCGGGCTCCCAGTGCCGGCCCCTGGGTAGTATCTGAGAAGCATGAAGCTGGTGGAGTCCAGGGGGGCCACAGTGGGGCTACCCCGGAGCTCCTTCTGGAGGACCCTCCTTCCAGACCTTGGAGAGCTCTAGCAGAAGGCCCTCTGCTTCAGCCACAGGCTCTTATTCCAGAGGACATGAATgcgggctggggggctgggggaccTGGCAGCAGAGGCCAAGAACTTGCCTCCGACGGCCGCCGGAGCCCCTGGTTCCCTGGAGGGAAGGTTTTACCTTCCACCCGGAGCAGGACTCCCTGGCTTGGATTTGCACATTGATCCCGTGAGCGCTCTGACCCTGTGTTGAACACAGGCGTTTTCATCAGAATTATACCCACCCTGATGAATTTTCATCTTGGAAAGTATTTTCAAGGCAAATACCACCGAGGACGATTCAATGCCTTGCTCAGTTTCTACATAGTGCAAACAAGTTTGCTTCCTCCCCGAATTTTTCCTTGGGATCATTTTCGCCAGGATCGAAGCTTTTCCATGTGTGTCTCACCACCTCTTTGATCCCCTGGTGGGTATCCAGTCCTCGGCCAGTGTCATTAATCGTCTCGCCACTGGGAGTTTTTCCTTGTTCGTAATAAGTCCAGTTTTCCCGGAGCGAAAATTTTTGGCAGGCCCCTCCAAGGGCAGACAAACGTGTCCCGCGTGCTGTTTCAGTCCCAGTCCACTTCTGTTTTGGCGGATGGTTTTTTCTGGCGGTGAATCTGTGAACCTGGTATTTTCTCAGGGAATCCGGGAgatcatgatgatgatggtggaaGCCTTTTACTCCGGGGATATTCCAGGATGCCTCCAGCGCCTATGAACCCGGGTCAAGGAGCTTTTCAGGTGGAGGCGCGTAGGGGATCCCCTCCTGGCCAGGCAGCCCCGATCGCGGCTCTCACAGCGCCTTGTCTGCGGGCGCAGTGGCCGTGGCGCCCTGCTCTGCACGGGCTGGGCCACCAAGGGCTGCGGGCCGCGAGGCGCGCAACAGGCCGAGGCCCCTGGAGCGGCCCGCGCCGTGCAGCTGGCGCTCGTGGCGGCGGATCTGCACCTTGTGTCGGAAGCGCTCGCCGCAGTCCTCGCACACGTAGGGCCGCTCGCCCGAGTGCGTGCGCCGGTGGCGCAGCAGGTTGGAGGAGACGCTGAAGCGCTTGCCGCAGTCCCCGCAGGCGTAGGGCCGCTCCCCGGTGTGCGTGCGCTGGTGCTGCACGAGCGCCGAGCTCTCACTGAAGCGCTTGGCGCAGTAGGAGCAGGCGTAGGGTTTCTCACCCGTGTGGATGCGCTGGTGCGTTACCAGGTTCGAGTGCTGCGAGAAGCCCTTGCCGCACTCGCCGCAGCGGTGTGGCCGCTCACCCGTGTGCGTGGCCTGGTGGCGCACCAGGTCCGTGCTGCGGCTGAAGCCCTTGCCGCACTCCCCGCAGATGGTCGGCCGGTCCCGGGCGCGCCGTCGCCGCCGCTGCCGTGCGGGAGTCAACGCCGCGCTGCCTGCCGGGCCCGGGATGGCCACCACCGCCGGCGCTGCCACGGCTGGCAGCACCATGAGCTCCTGCAGCACCACGTAGCCCGGGGGAGCCACCACGACCGCGGCTGGAGCCCCGGGGACTGCCGCTCCGCCACCCCCTGCGGCTGGCACCAGTTCTAGCTGCAGCTCTGGTTGCACCGGGGTCAGCTCCAGCTGCACCTCCTGCTGCTGGGCGCCCAGCTCCACCGGGGTCAGCTCCAGCTGCACCTCCTGCTgctccagctgctgctgctctagttgctgctgctgctccagctGTTGCTCCagctgctgcagctgctcctgcagttTGAGCTGCAGCTGCCGCTGCTCCTGCTGCCGTTCCAGCTCCTGCTGCCGCTCCAACTCCTGCCGCTGTTGCTCCAGCTCCTGCTCCGACCCCAGGTCCACCGGCATGAGCTCCAgctccacctcttcctcctcctcggGCTCCAGGGGAGGAGGCTGCAGTTGTTGCTGTTGCAATTGTTCCTGCTGCTGTTGCAAcagctgctgttgctgctgctgctttaatTGTTCCTGCTGCTGCAGCAGTAGCTGCTGCTG
Encoded here:
- the ZNF853 gene encoding zinc finger protein 853 — protein: MEVGPATETFVLELRCLEDGGPGPDTLSGGSGGSESQEEEEPQEGSSSPQPPAVLAPVGAGEIAEETQPGQQELQLQQLEQQPKPQQEPQQEQLQQPQPHLELQQQPQQDGQQQLSQLQQEKHQSMHHQELKPELQLMHQQQQVQPQQVQEQQLLQQQQEPLQPQQEPSQPQQAQDQQLLQQQQEQLQQQQLLQQREQLQQQQFQQQQEQLQQQQLLLLQQQEQLQQQLLQQQQAQLQQQLLEQQQAQLQQQLLLQQQEQLKQQQQQQLLQQQQEQLQQQQLQPPPLEPEEEEEVELELMPVDLGSEQELEQQRQELERQQELERQQEQRQLQLKLQEQLQQLEQQLEQQQQLEQQQLEQQEVQLELTPVELGAQQQEVQLELTPVQPELQLELVPAAGGGGAAVPGAPAAVVVAPPGYVVLQELMVLPAVAAPAVVAIPGPAGSAALTPARQRRRRRARDRPTICGECGKGFSRSTDLVRHQATHTGERPHRCGECGKGFSQHSNLVTHQRIHTGEKPYACSYCAKRFSESSALVQHQRTHTGERPYACGDCGKRFSVSSNLLRHRRTHSGERPYVCEDCGERFRHKVQIRRHERQLHGAGRSRGLGLLRASRPAALGGPARAEQGATATAPADKAL